A region of Flavobacterium album DNA encodes the following proteins:
- a CDS encoding RNA polymerase sigma factor — protein sequence MNIDNIIKGCIKYHAGAQGELYRMYKDMLFVLCLKYCRNEAEAEDNLHNAFIEIFTTIGKYKGLGSFEGWMKRITINKAIDSYKKSSQMVPVKDDYAGETEVTDAEMDLPLDYILSLVQQLPDKYRLVFSLYELDDYSHKEIAEMLDISESTSKSNLHRAKAILKEKITTSSRTLTIM from the coding sequence TTGAACATAGACAATATCATAAAAGGCTGTATTAAATACCATGCCGGGGCACAGGGAGAGCTGTACCGCATGTATAAGGATATGCTTTTTGTGCTGTGCCTGAAATATTGCAGGAATGAGGCCGAGGCCGAGGACAACCTGCACAATGCCTTTATTGAGATATTTACAACCATTGGCAAATACAAAGGGCTGGGGTCGTTTGAAGGGTGGATGAAGCGCATTACCATCAACAAGGCGATAGACAGCTATAAAAAAAGCAGCCAGATGGTTCCCGTAAAAGATGATTATGCCGGAGAAACGGAGGTTACCGATGCCGAAATGGACCTGCCACTGGATTATATCCTCTCCCTGGTGCAGCAATTGCCGGACAAGTACAGGCTAGTGTTCTCGCTATATGAGCTGGACGATTATTCGCATAAAGAGATCGCAGAAATGCTGGACATCAGTGAGAGCACATCTAAATCCAACCTGCACCGGGCCAAAGCAATATTAAAAGAAAAAATAACAACAAGCAGCCGCACCCTAACTATAATGTAA